A genomic segment from Rhodobacter sp. CZR27 encodes:
- a CDS encoding methyl-accepting chemotaxis protein, giving the protein MFALTIRTRLIGTFSVVMALGGLAIWVAISTINDLRGQLDTLVGRDAPQVIEALRLNQNQLLRNMTQREYTMTASAGIHARQDALMKTARTEMLASFTRLSTLLEGTPRMEVLKAYETDWKATKAVNDRVIELADAGRMAEAQALLMSPEQQAGLSRRVGLLTTLSDELLREMEANRVRVDAGFLRSMRNLLAILAIAGLVSLASGAWIVVTIGRGLRQALALSERVAGGDLSEMAEIRGRDEIAALLAANNRMVARLREVVTSVSATAGQVAEKSALIAASSEQLSQGATEQASASQEASASVEQMAANIRQSSQHAGETERRALDSAEEARRFGESVAETVAAMQEISDRILVVQEIARQTDLLALNAAVEAARAGEHGRGFAVVADEVRRLAERSQTAARDISDLSIRTARTAAHAREGLERLVPDSRTTATLVSKISDATRELALGAGQISAAIEQLDGVAQQTGAASEQLAEGASDLSRQAARLREGMTFFRLHPGAAPRATERTTDRLVPLRRRPALPRALAG; this is encoded by the coding sequence ATGTTTGCATTAACCATTCGCACCCGCCTCATCGGCACGTTCTCGGTCGTCATGGCCCTCGGCGGCCTTGCGATCTGGGTGGCAATCTCCACCATCAACGATCTGCGCGGACAACTCGACACCCTGGTGGGACGGGACGCGCCGCAGGTGATCGAGGCGCTTCGGCTGAACCAGAACCAGCTTCTGCGCAACATGACGCAGCGCGAATACACGATGACGGCCTCGGCCGGGATCCACGCCCGGCAGGATGCGCTGATGAAGACGGCCCGCACCGAGATGCTCGCCTCCTTCACGCGGCTCTCGACCCTTCTCGAGGGCACGCCGCGGATGGAGGTGCTGAAGGCCTACGAGACCGACTGGAAGGCCACCAAGGCGGTCAACGACCGCGTGATCGAGCTTGCGGATGCCGGGCGGATGGCCGAGGCGCAGGCGCTGCTCATGTCGCCCGAACAGCAGGCCGGGCTGTCGCGGCGGGTGGGCCTGCTGACCACGCTGTCGGACGAGCTGCTGCGCGAGATGGAGGCCAACCGGGTCAGGGTCGATGCCGGCTTCCTGCGGTCCATGCGCAATCTCCTGGCGATCCTCGCCATCGCGGGGCTGGTCTCGCTGGCCTCGGGGGCGTGGATCGTCGTCACCATCGGGCGGGGGCTCAGGCAGGCGCTGGCGCTGAGCGAGCGCGTGGCCGGGGGCGACCTCAGCGAGATGGCCGAGATCCGGGGCCGGGACGAGATCGCGGCGCTGCTGGCCGCAAACAACCGCATGGTCGCGAGGCTGCGCGAGGTGGTGACCTCGGTCTCGGCGACGGCCGGGCAGGTGGCCGAGAAGAGCGCGCTGATCGCGGCCTCGTCCGAGCAGCTGAGCCAGGGCGCGACCGAGCAGGCCTCGGCCAGCCAGGAGGCCTCGGCCTCGGTCGAGCAGATGGCGGCGAACATCCGGCAAAGCTCGCAGCACGCCGGCGAGACCGAGCGGCGCGCGCTGGACTCCGCCGAGGAGGCCCGGCGGTTCGGCGAGTCGGTGGCCGAGACGGTCGCGGCCATGCAGGAGATCTCGGACCGCATCCTCGTCGTGCAGGAAATCGCGCGCCAGACCGATCTTCTGGCGCTGAACGCCGCGGTCGAGGCCGCCCGCGCGGGCGAGCATGGCCGCGGCTTCGCCGTTGTGGCCGACGAGGTGCGCAGGCTGGCCGAACGCAGCCAGACCGCCGCGCGCGACATCTCGGATCTGTCGATCCGCACGGCCCGCACGGCGGCCCATGCCCGCGAGGGGCTGGAACGGCTGGTGCCGGACAGCCGCACCACCGCGACCCTCGTGTCGAAGATCTCGGATGCCACGCGCGAGCTTGCGCTCGGCGCCGGGCAGATCTCCGCCGCCATCGAGCAGCTCGACGGCGTGGCGCAGCAGACCGGCGCCGCCTCGGAACAGCTGGCGGAAGGCGCCTCGGATCTCTCGCGGCAGGCGGCGCGGCTCCGGGAAGGGATGACGTTCTTCCGGCTTCATCCCGGCGCGGCCCCGCGGGCCACGGAAAGGACCACCGACCGGCTCGTCCCGCTGCGGCGGCGGCCCGCCCTGCCGCGGGCCCTGGCCGGCTGA
- a CDS encoding methyl-accepting chemotaxis protein — protein sequence MKFSIRNKLAAAFGVVFLTSGLAVAVALVHLNRLDARLDEVIGQHVQQVVLAQRLSIGQYRVMANLRAHLLDRDAASAIRIETDVQEGRMMQRRALRALRASPQDATTADILQRYNTLRKQIQKTSNRAMILSLGGKPEAAAGVLRDSGSDRMEIELEGLSEALVAHKLGILDQVKAEADADFGRMIVIVVLIAALAGLAGSGAALWITLSIGRGLKRALELSQRVAGGDLSQTAALQGQDEITDLLGANNAMLLKLRAVVEEVSATARDVATASGRMASASGQLKSGTEEQASATVEASAAVEQMLGNITQSEENAAQTARIAGGSAEEARRCGQAVAEAVRSMQSIAEQIGVVREIARQTDLLALNAAVEAARAGEQGRGFAVVAAEVRRLAERSGEAAAGISSLSAETARMAERAGDMIGRLVPEIERTSDLVSGISVASRELSEGARQVSLSIEALDRVTHRTEAASRQLDGDAEDLAGRARQLLGSVGYFRTGEPGTAAPAEADAEAARPPALRAAA from the coding sequence ATGAAGTTTTCGATCCGCAACAAGCTGGCTGCCGCCTTCGGCGTCGTCTTCCTGACCTCGGGCCTGGCGGTGGCCGTAGCGCTCGTCCATCTCAACCGCCTCGATGCGAGGCTGGACGAGGTGATCGGCCAGCATGTCCAGCAGGTGGTCCTCGCCCAGCGGCTCAGCATCGGCCAGTACCGCGTCATGGCGAACCTGCGGGCCCACCTGCTCGACCGCGATGCCGCATCGGCGATCCGGATCGAGACCGACGTGCAGGAGGGGCGCATGATGCAGCGCCGGGCCCTGCGCGCGCTGCGGGCCAGCCCGCAGGACGCCACGACCGCCGACATCCTCCAGCGCTACAATACGCTCCGGAAACAGATCCAGAAGACCAGCAACCGCGCGATGATCCTGTCGCTGGGCGGCAAGCCCGAGGCCGCGGCCGGGGTGCTGCGCGACAGCGGCTCGGACCGGATGGAGATCGAGCTCGAGGGCCTGTCCGAGGCGCTGGTCGCCCACAAGCTCGGCATCCTGGACCAGGTCAAGGCAGAGGCCGACGCGGATTTCGGCCGGATGATCGTGATCGTCGTGCTGATCGCGGCCCTCGCGGGGCTCGCCGGGTCGGGGGCGGCGCTCTGGATCACCCTGTCGATCGGGCGGGGCCTGAAGCGCGCGCTCGAACTGTCGCAGCGGGTGGCGGGGGGCGACCTGTCGCAGACCGCAGCCCTGCAGGGACAGGACGAGATCACCGACCTGCTGGGCGCCAACAACGCGATGCTGCTGAAGCTGCGCGCGGTGGTCGAGGAGGTGTCCGCCACCGCGCGGGACGTCGCGACCGCGAGCGGGCGCATGGCCTCGGCCTCGGGGCAGCTCAAGTCCGGCACGGAAGAGCAGGCCTCCGCCACGGTCGAGGCCTCGGCGGCGGTCGAGCAGATGCTGGGCAACATCACCCAGTCCGAGGAGAACGCCGCGCAGACCGCGCGCATCGCCGGCGGCTCGGCCGAGGAGGCGCGCCGCTGCGGGCAGGCCGTCGCCGAGGCGGTGCGCTCGATGCAGTCGATCGCCGAGCAGATCGGCGTGGTGCGCGAGATCGCGCGCCAGACCGACCTTCTGGCGCTGAACGCCGCGGTCGAGGCGGCACGGGCGGGCGAGCAGGGCCGCGGCTTCGCGGTGGTCGCCGCCGAGGTGCGCCGCCTTGCCGAGCGCAGCGGCGAGGCGGCAGCGGGGATCTCGTCGCTGTCGGCCGAGACGGCGCGCATGGCCGAGCGCGCGGGCGACATGATCGGACGGCTGGTGCCGGAGATCGAGCGCACCTCGGACCTCGTCTCGGGCATTTCTGTCGCCTCGCGCGAGCTGTCCGAGGGCGCACGGCAGGTGTCGCTCTCGATCGAGGCGCTCGACCGCGTCACCCACCGCACGGAGGCCGCCTCGCGCCAGCTCGACGGGGATGCCGAGGATCTCGCCGGACGGGCGCGGCAGCTGCTCGGCAGCGTCGGCTACTTCCGGACGGGAGAGCCCGGGACCGCGGCCCCGGCCGAGGCGGACGCCGAAGCGGCCCGCCCTCCGGCGCTGCGCGCGGCCGCCTGA
- a CDS encoding non-ribosomal peptide synthetase, producing the protein MTRPAPVSHAQTALWFGAGDAAGSSEHNLLWLLAFRGPLDVGRLAAALAAVVARHETLRSVFLRRGERIERQVRPAPPAIRPERLALAPGETARSLATAFGLRPYDLAGEPPVRFGLLERAPDDHVLFCGFHHLVTDGTSWPVFVADLLAALEGRPLPPLPARYSDHCRWQQATEASGAWEEARRHWRGLLAGLPEPWQLQLAGEPAPGLVPDHEGAHRVIPLSPGLSARLRERAAAWRTSPFRIAFAAWIALLHLETRREVLPVATTWVGRSRHWAGVVGFFVNTGIVTARLDPGTPFRALMDQTAALIDAGVAHEEFPYRLALREAPPGPHRHGVTPLSFTRMPTSRPWRCNGMEVTEERLFLPRADRDLAAYFQDERGTFRLHLVHRTAALGAEAVARLAERFPILLADALERPDCPVDALEILPPADRRRILGDWNATDCAFPAKPLHRLVEAQAARTPGRIALVSPEGALTYRDLDGRANALARLLQARGAGRGSIVPLLMTSSAAMVIAELAVLKTGAAFAPLDPQWPANRLARLLDRLGSGLVLVAQEGDRDLALAGAGGARPGTAREVLALDGLALDPEAGPLDVPVSLGDPIYCIFTSGSTGEPKGAINAHAGVVNRLFSMTRVFGSPEADRVLATAPATADTHVWQYFWPLAFGGRTVVMPRDRLVLPERIVGTIGTHGITFADFIPSIFRTLVAHLKAHEAARPALAGLGRIILGGEAMETRSVREFRALFPGIAICNTYGPTEASIAALHHQLGETIADPVPIGRPFPNIRAVILDRHGRPVPVGMVGELCLGGVCVGLGYLGDPETTARKFIPNPFPELGCDRLYRTGDLARFRADGVIDFLGRADDQIKLRGARIEPGEVEAALLRHPAVAEAAVGLSAERDRLVAWLVADPAAPPPEAAELADALRAELPPHMVPSGFTLLPALPLAPSGKLDRRALAGAAGVPLPVLRRSEAPRDETERRIERVWRKVLGQERIGIHDNFFSDLGGDSLKALTCLLELEAAGVPAGIRDLYMAQDIASLARRLGSRPAGRAADGPAGAAAGPAPDAARLEAALLERQRPYLSSWSGERVSPAGLLFMRNAGGGQPPLFWCFQGFQEFRQLAERFATRFAPDRPLVGMRSGHLIMDYDDPSLDALTSAYAREVQALWPEGPVYLGGNCQGGRVAHRLARQLRRQGRETALLILMEESLFEPHAGRLALVFGRDSKLNPWRDGGDPGPLLAERYPGLASVDIVPGAHGQFFEDRHVDDLARALATRLDEACAAGRDPRASPADRREADLPA; encoded by the coding sequence ATGACGCGACCGGCACCGGTCTCCCATGCGCAGACGGCGCTCTGGTTCGGCGCCGGGGACGCGGCGGGAAGCTCCGAGCACAACCTGCTGTGGCTGCTCGCCTTCCGGGGGCCGCTCGATGTCGGGCGGCTGGCCGCGGCGCTGGCGGCCGTCGTCGCCCGGCACGAGACGCTGCGCTCGGTCTTCCTGCGGCGGGGGGAACGCATCGAACGGCAGGTGCGGCCCGCCCCGCCCGCGATCCGGCCCGAGCGGCTCGCCCTCGCGCCGGGGGAGACGGCCCGGAGCCTCGCCACGGCCTTCGGCCTCAGGCCCTATGACCTGGCCGGGGAGCCGCCGGTCCGCTTCGGGCTGCTCGAGCGGGCGCCGGACGACCATGTGCTGTTCTGCGGCTTCCACCACCTCGTCACCGACGGCACCTCGTGGCCGGTGTTCGTGGCCGATCTCCTCGCCGCGCTGGAGGGCCGGCCCCTGCCCCCGCTGCCGGCCCGCTATTCCGACCATTGCCGCTGGCAGCAGGCCACCGAGGCCTCCGGCGCATGGGAGGAGGCCCGCCGCCACTGGCGGGGGCTTCTCGCCGGCCTGCCCGAGCCCTGGCAGTTGCAGCTGGCCGGAGAGCCCGCCCCCGGTCTCGTGCCCGACCACGAGGGCGCCCATCGGGTGATCCCGCTTTCGCCCGGGCTGTCGGCGCGCCTGCGCGAGCGCGCCGCCGCATGGCGGACCAGCCCCTTCCGCATCGCCTTCGCGGCCTGGATCGCGCTTCTCCACCTCGAGACGCGGCGCGAGGTCCTGCCCGTTGCCACCACCTGGGTCGGGCGGTCGCGGCACTGGGCGGGAGTGGTGGGCTTCTTCGTCAACACCGGGATCGTGACGGCCCGGCTGGACCCCGGGACCCCGTTCCGCGCGCTGATGGACCAGACCGCGGCGCTGATCGACGCGGGCGTCGCGCATGAGGAATTCCCCTACCGGCTCGCGCTGCGCGAGGCCCCGCCCGGCCCGCACCGGCACGGGGTGACGCCGCTCTCCTTCACCCGCATGCCCACGAGCCGCCCCTGGCGCTGCAACGGCATGGAGGTGACCGAGGAGCGGCTGTTCCTGCCGCGCGCCGACCGCGACCTCGCGGCCTATTTCCAGGACGAGCGCGGAACCTTCCGGCTGCATCTGGTCCACCGCACCGCGGCCCTCGGGGCCGAGGCCGTGGCACGCCTGGCCGAGCGCTTCCCGATCCTGCTGGCGGATGCGCTCGAACGGCCGGACTGCCCGGTGGATGCGCTGGAGATCCTGCCCCCCGCCGACCGCCGCAGGATCCTGGGCGACTGGAATGCCACCGATTGCGCCTTTCCCGCGAAGCCCCTGCACCGGCTGGTCGAGGCGCAGGCCGCCCGGACCCCGGGGCGCATCGCGCTGGTCTCGCCCGAGGGCGCGCTGACCTACCGCGACCTCGACGGCCGGGCCAATGCGCTGGCCCGCCTGTTGCAGGCGCGGGGCGCGGGGCGGGGCTCGATCGTGCCGCTGCTGATGACCTCCTCGGCCGCGATGGTGATCGCGGAACTTGCGGTGCTGAAGACGGGGGCGGCCTTCGCGCCGCTCGACCCGCAGTGGCCGGCGAACCGGCTGGCGCGGCTCCTCGACCGGCTCGGCTCGGGGCTCGTGCTCGTGGCGCAGGAGGGCGACCGCGACCTCGCCCTTGCAGGGGCAGGCGGGGCCCGGCCCGGAACCGCGCGCGAGGTTCTGGCGCTGGACGGCCTGGCCCTCGACCCGGAGGCGGGCCCCCTCGACGTGCCGGTCTCGCTCGGGGATCCGATCTACTGCATCTTCACCTCGGGCTCGACCGGCGAGCCGAAGGGGGCGATCAACGCCCATGCCGGCGTGGTCAACCGGCTGTTCTCGATGACCCGGGTCTTCGGATCGCCCGAGGCCGACCGGGTGCTCGCCACCGCCCCCGCCACCGCGGACACCCATGTCTGGCAGTATTTCTGGCCGCTGGCCTTCGGCGGGCGCACGGTGGTGATGCCGCGCGACCGGCTGGTGCTGCCCGAGCGGATCGTCGGGACGATCGGAACCCACGGCATCACCTTCGCCGATTTCATCCCCTCGATCTTCCGCACCCTGGTCGCGCATCTGAAGGCCCACGAGGCGGCGCGCCCCGCGCTGGCCGGGCTCGGCCGCATCATCCTGGGCGGCGAGGCGATGGAGACCCGCTCGGTGCGCGAGTTCCGCGCCCTCTTCCCCGGGATCGCGATCTGCAACACCTACGGGCCCACCGAGGCCTCGATCGCCGCACTCCATCACCAGCTGGGCGAGACGATCGCCGACCCGGTGCCGATCGGCCGGCCCTTCCCCAACATCCGCGCGGTGATCCTCGACCGGCACGGGCGGCCGGTGCCGGTGGGGATGGTGGGCGAGCTCTGCCTCGGCGGGGTCTGCGTGGGGCTCGGCTATCTCGGCGATCCCGAGACCACGGCGCGGAAGTTCATCCCCAACCCCTTCCCGGAACTCGGCTGCGACCGGCTCTACCGCACCGGGGACCTCGCGCGCTTCCGCGCCGACGGGGTGATCGACTTCCTCGGCCGGGCCGACGACCAGATCAAGCTGCGCGGCGCCCGGATCGAGCCGGGCGAGGTCGAGGCCGCCCTGCTGCGCCACCCGGCCGTGGCCGAGGCGGCCGTGGGCCTTTCGGCGGAACGGGACCGGCTGGTGGCCTGGCTGGTGGCCGATCCCGCCGCCCCGCCGCCCGAGGCCGCGGAGCTTGCCGACGCGCTGCGGGCGGAACTCCCGCCGCACATGGTGCCCTCTGGCTTCACCCTGCTGCCGGCCCTGCCGCTCGCCCCCAGCGGCAAGCTCGACCGCCGGGCGCTGGCCGGGGCGGCCGGCGTGCCGCTTCCCGTCCTGCGGCGGTCCGAGGCGCCGCGCGACGAGACCGAGCGCCGGATCGAACGGGTCTGGCGGAAGGTGCTGGGGCAGGAGCGCATCGGCATCCACGACAACTTCTTCTCGGACCTGGGCGGGGATTCGCTCAAGGCGCTGACCTGCCTCCTCGAGCTCGAGGCGGCGGGCGTACCGGCGGGGATCCGCGATCTCTACATGGCGCAGGACATCGCCTCGCTGGCGCGCCGGCTCGGCTCGCGCCCGGCGGGACGCGCCGCCGATGGACCGGCCGGCGCCGCCGCCGGGCCAGCCCCCGATGCCGCCCGGCTCGAGGCGGCGCTCCTCGAGCGGCAGCGGCCCTATCTCTCGTCCTGGAGCGGCGAGCGGGTCTCGCCCGCGGGGCTCCTCTTCATGCGGAACGCGGGCGGCGGCCAGCCCCCGCTGTTCTGGTGCTTCCAGGGCTTCCAGGAGTTCCGCCAGCTGGCCGAGCGCTTCGCCACCCGGTTCGCGCCCGACCGGCCGCTGGTCGGCATGCGCTCGGGCCATCTGATCATGGACTACGACGACCCCTCGCTCGACGCGCTGACCTCGGCCTATGCGCGCGAGGTGCAGGCGCTCTGGCCCGAGGGTCCGGTGTATCTCGGCGGGAACTGCCAGGGGGGGCGGGTCGCCCACCGGCTGGCGCGGCAGCTGCGGCGGCAGGGGCGCGAGACCGCGCTGCTGATCCTGATGGAGGAGTCGCTCTTCGAGCCGCATGCGGGCCGTCTCGCGCTGGTCTTCGGGCGCGACAGCAAGCTCAATCCCTGGCGCGACGGCGGCGATCCGGGCCCGCTTCTGGCCGAGCGCTATCCGGGGCTTGCCTCGGTCGACATCGTGCCGGGCGCGCATGGCCAGTTCTTCGAGGATCGCCATGTCGATGACCTGGCACGGGCGCTTGCGACCCGCCTGGACGAGGCCTGCGCCGCCGGCCGGGACCCGCGGGCAAGCCCTGCCGACCGGCGGGAGGCCGACCTTCCCGCCTGA